One Thermofilum pendens Hrk 5 DNA segment encodes these proteins:
- the pheT gene encoding phenylalanine--tRNA ligase subunit beta produces the protein MPVVEVKLWDLERLTGASLDESTVRDLLPRLKCEVEEVSGEDVVYEATHDRPDLYSAELLSVYLKGLLGVEDGLPRPRVGSAEGVAEVEGPAYRPYAFFAVVRGVSLDDEAIRQLMQLQEKVHLTYGRNRRKVSIGLYDLDGIKLPVRYVAASPETRMKPLGFAIEMTLREVLEKHPKGVEYGHLVKGHGEYPLIVDAEGKVVSFPPITNSEDFRVTESTRDVLIDVTSTDPEAGRRIISLFAHAVAVRGGEVRPLRLKGALDEESPRMEPEEVVYDVSMNRDLLGLDLGVEETVRLLRAMRMDAEPAGNGKVAVRYPYFRVDILHPVDIAEEVAMGYGYERIEPAVIPPLHPGREDPIEVFTRALREGMVGLGFVEVNNYMMTSASLMFDAMLLPRQPIVEVENPRHEAYHALRTWIVPQLLRLMSSSKHAGYPQRVFEAGDVAIPDESRDNRVREERRLAFAVAGKGVTLTDGLAALKGLFRQLGVSFKLEKAEHPSFIAGRVARVVTEAGDAGIVGEVHPQVLVNFGLEVPVVAGELNVEVVMKCYLARLGGA, from the coding sequence CTACGAGGCGACCCACGACAGGCCCGACCTCTACTCCGCCGAGCTGCTATCGGTCTACCTCAAGGGGCTCCTCGGAGTCGAGGATGGGTTGCCGAGGCCCCGCGTGGGGTCGGCGGAGGGGGTAGCCGAGGTGGAGGGCCCCGCCTACAGGCCGTACGCCTTCTTCGCCGTGGTGAGGGGTGTGTCCCTGGACGACGAGGCGATAAGGCAGCTCATGCAGCTCCAGGAGAAGGTGCACCTCACCTACGGGAGGAACAGGAGGAAGGTCTCGATAGGGCTGTACGACCTCGACGGGATAAAGTTGCCCGTTAGGTACGTCGCGGCTAGCCCGGAGACGAGGATGAAGCCCCTCGGCTTCGCGATCGAGATGACGCTCAGGGAGGTCCTCGAGAAGCACCCGAAGGGCGTGGAGTACGGGCACCTCGTGAAGGGGCACGGGGAGTACCCGCTCATAGTGGACGCGGAGGGCAAGGTTGTGAGCTTCCCGCCGATAACGAACAGCGAGGACTTCAGGGTCACGGAGTCCACGAGGGACGTCCTCATAGACGTTACGTCCACAGACCCGGAGGCTGGGAGGAGGATAATCTCCCTCTTCGCCCACGCGGTCGCCGTGAGGGGCGGCGAGGTACGCCCGCTGAGGCTCAAGGGAGCCTTGGACGAGGAGTCCCCGAGGATGGAGCCGGAGGAAGTCGTGTACGACGTGTCGATGAACAGGGACCTCCTGGGCCTCGACCTGGGGGTAGAGGAGACCGTGAGGCTGCTCAGGGCCATGAGGATGGACGCGGAGCCCGCGGGCAACGGTAAGGTGGCGGTCAGGTACCCGTACTTCAGGGTAGACATACTGCACCCCGTCGACATAGCCGAGGAGGTAGCGATGGGCTACGGCTACGAGCGCATAGAGCCCGCTGTGATCCCGCCGCTCCACCCGGGCAGGGAGGACCCCATCGAGGTCTTCACGAGGGCGCTCAGGGAGGGGATGGTCGGGCTAGGCTTCGTGGAGGTCAACAACTACATGATGACTAGCGCCTCCCTGATGTTCGACGCGATGCTCCTGCCGAGGCAGCCGATAGTAGAGGTCGAGAACCCGAGGCACGAGGCCTACCACGCGCTGAGGACGTGGATAGTCCCCCAGCTACTCAGGCTCATGTCGAGCAGCAAGCACGCCGGCTACCCCCAGAGAGTGTTCGAGGCGGGCGACGTCGCGATACCGGACGAGTCGAGGGACAACAGGGTCCGGGAGGAGAGGCGCCTAGCCTTCGCAGTGGCCGGGAAGGGCGTCACGCTCACAGACGGCTTAGCGGCTCTAAAGGGGCTCTTCAGGCAGCTCGGGGTGAGCTTTAAGCTCGAGAAAGCCGAGCACCCGAGCTTCATCGCCGGCAGGGTTGCGCGCGTAGTGACAGAGGCGGGGGACGCCGGCATAGTCGGCGAGGTACACCCACAGGTCCTCGTGAACTTCGGCTTAGAGGTGCCCGTGGTCGCCGGCGAGCTCAACGTCGAGGTGGTCATGAAGTGCTACCTGGCCAGGCTTGGAGGGGCGTAG
- a CDS encoding HAD family hydrolase — protein sequence MLPGQAWRGVVVDLWGTLLYPSVSLEEYSRERARRIAEALRARGASLGEDEVLEAYKRARRLADRVRNITMIEVSLEGEVVMLLDELGLEPSEELVSEVSEAFIQPYLSLVKPAEGARGFLEGAKKMGYRLVLASNTMSTRHSVELLRRHGLAELFDYMAFSDSVGFRKPHPRFFAHIVAEAGIAPRESFFVGDEEADIRGAKLCGFKTIAYTGFHPYTGNTQPDCTAHSFDAVAECMEKLA from the coding sequence GTGCTACCTGGCCAGGCTTGGAGGGGCGTAGTCGTCGACCTCTGGGGCACGTTGCTCTACCCCTCGGTAAGCCTGGAGGAGTACTCGAGGGAGAGGGCCAGGAGGATAGCCGAGGCCCTCAGGGCCCGCGGCGCCTCTCTCGGGGAGGACGAGGTTCTCGAAGCCTACAAGCGGGCTAGGAGGCTCGCGGACAGGGTGAGGAACATAACGATGATCGAGGTTAGCCTGGAGGGCGAAGTAGTGATGCTCTTAGACGAGCTGGGGCTAGAGCCCTCCGAGGAGCTGGTATCCGAGGTCTCCGAGGCCTTCATACAGCCGTACCTCTCGCTCGTGAAGCCAGCCGAGGGGGCGCGGGGCTTCCTGGAGGGCGCCAAGAAGATGGGCTACAGGCTCGTACTAGCCTCCAACACTATGAGCACGAGGCACAGCGTGGAGCTCTTGAGGAGGCACGGGCTCGCCGAGCTATTCGACTACATGGCCTTCTCGGACAGCGTCGGCTTCAGGAAGCCCCACCCCAGGTTCTTCGCGCACATAGTCGCCGAGGCTGGCATAGCGCCGCGGGAAAGCTTCTTCGTGGGGGACGAGGAGGCGGACATAAGGGGCGCCAAGCTCTGCGGCTTCAAAACGATAGCGTACACGGGCTTCCACCCCTACACCGGCAACACCCAGCCCGACTGCACCGCGCACAGCTTCGACGCCGTGGCAGAGTGCATGGAGAAACTGGCCTAA
- a CDS encoding transcriptional regulator: MGEEGEELAELLGGVDPFLMNYKRFAIVTLLYAVGPMTVGELKRALGFSWGDLDSKLRSLEERGYVSARKVLTLAGPRTLVELTEKGVRAYEELRARLRSALDAAGRKA; encoded by the coding sequence GTGGGTGAGGAGGGAGAGGAGCTTGCCGAGCTCCTCGGGGGCGTCGACCCGTTCCTCATGAACTACAAGCGGTTCGCTATCGTAACGTTGCTGTACGCGGTGGGCCCCATGACTGTCGGCGAGCTTAAGCGGGCTTTAGGCTTCTCGTGGGGCGACCTGGACAGCAAGCTCAGGAGCCTCGAGGAGCGCGGCTACGTCTCGGCTAGGAAGGTGTTGACGCTAGCTGGCCCCAGGACTCTCGTAGAGCTTACGGAGAAGGGTGTCAGGGCTTACGAGGAGCTTAGGGCTAGGCTTAGGTCCGCGCTGGACGCGGCGGGGAGGAAGGCTTAG